The following are encoded together in the Tribolium castaneum strain GA2 chromosome 3, icTriCast1.1, whole genome shotgun sequence genome:
- the LOC135265625 gene encoding senecionine N-oxygenase-like has translation MLVAVIGAGAAGLASARHLSSQKIKCEVFEMTAELGGTWVYTDKVGTDCYGYPIHTAMYKNLRINLPKEASGFPDFPIPEEGESYVSQEVVLRFLNGYADHFKLRQFIKFNHVVAEIRPFGNKWEVKALNKITQQTTIKVYDSVMVCNGHYNSPIFPTLQGVKKFNGRIIHSYNYRANTPYKNQRVLIIGGGPSGLDIGSQISEVAKQVVISHRKKLPNGEFPPNVIKKPEVLEVNNEGQVEFVDGTTFAFDSILYCTGYKYNFPFLHDDCGVTVEEFYHVKPLYKHMIHIEKPTMCFIGIPFNVCAFQMMDIQARFYCQYLNGTMELPPKELMYKEVEEDLAIRKAKGYSKSQMHKLARDQQTYFDSLAVSAKITSVLPVMCKIWNHVETSILSNFGSFRKQNFTVLNDESFVVERHTV, from the exons atgctaGTCGCGGTTATTGGCGCCGGTGCTGCAGGTCTCGCATCTGCAAGACATCTTTCATCCCAAAAAATCAAGTGTGAAGTGTTTGAAATGACAGCTGAATTAGGTGGTACTTGGGTTTACACCGATAAGGTGGGAACGGACTGTTACGGGTATCCCATACACACAGCCatgtataaaaatttaag gATAAATTTGCCAAAGGAAGCCTCGGGTTTTCCAGATTTTCCAATTCCAGAAGAGGGTGAATCTTATGTGTCACAGGAAGTTGTTCTACGTTTCCTGAACGGTTATGCGGATCACTTTAAATTAAGACAATTTATAAAA TTCAACCACGTAGTCGCTGAAATTCGCCCATTTGGCAATAAGTGGGAAGTGAAAGCACTAAATAAAATCACCCAACAGACAACCATAAAAGTTTATGACAGTGTTATGGTCTGTAACGGCCACTACAACTCACCGATTTTTCCAACCTTGCAAGGggtcaaaaaattcaatggGCGCATCATCCATAGCTACAATTACCGCGCAAACACCCCGTATAAAAATCAAAGAGTATTGATAATAGGTGGGGGACCATCGGGCCTCGATATTGGTTCCCAAATTTCAGAAGTGGCAAAACAAGTCGTAATAAGTCaccgaaaaaaattaccaaatggTGAATTTCCACCCAATGTGATAAAAAAGCCAGAAGTCCTCGAAGTCAACAACGAAGGACAGGTCGAGTTTGTTGATGGGACTACTTTTGCGTTTGATAGTATTTTATATTGCACGGGGTATAAGTACAACTTTCCCTTTCTCCATGACGATTGTGGGGTTACAGTTGAGGAATTCTATCACGTTAAACCCCTCTACAAACACATGATACACATTGAGAAACCCACAATGTGTTTTATTGGCATTCCGTTTAATGTTTGTGCGTTTCAAATGATGGATATTcaa GCACGTTTTTATTGCCAATATCTGAACGGGACGATGGAGTTGCCACCTAAAGAGTTAATGTATAAAGAGGTCGAAGAGGATTTAGCTATTCGCAAAGCTAAAGGTTACTCCAAAAGCCAAATGCATAAACTGGCAAGAGACCAACAAACATATTTCGACAGTTTGGCGGTTAGTGCAAAAATCACGTCTGTGCTTCCGGTGATGTGCAAAATATGGAACCACGTTGAAACAAgtattttaagtaattttggaAGTTTCAGGAAACAAAACTTCACTGTTCTTAATGATGAGTCTTTTGTTGTAGAGCGTCATACAGTTTAG